A genomic region of Thermodesulfitimonas autotrophica contains the following coding sequences:
- a CDS encoding HAMP domain-containing methyl-accepting chemotaxis protein, with product MFGKMKLATKITVALAMATLITLLVGLLGLRGMAVTMKNYDRTAEVTLPGTQALLTIRELQMDILRAERALLVPGITGAQRDAELKAVAAAWREIEESWQKYASLPKSEAEQARWEKFTAAWEAWRQEHTEFIRLAEEYARTGDKGFYDRMQAVALGREADAAATAETLLGELVQLTARQAEEDMKVADRTQAVAERTVIGAIVLGVLLVVVMGAFFARNINGIIGGLLGETRHLVDAAVSGRLNVRGDADKIDWEFRGIIKGINNVIDAVMRPINEAAAVLKEVATGNLTVAVTGDYQGDHAVIKNAVNTAIEAFNEFLGQAANAVEQVASGAQQIADTSQALAQGATESASALEESNASMQQIAAQTKLNADNASQANRLALQARESAERGNEQMGGMVRAMGEINESAANISKIIKAIEEIAFQTNLLALNAAVEAARAGKHGKGFAVVAEEVRNLAQRSAKAAKETAELIEDSIRKTELGTKIAEETAKALEEIVQNVTKVTDLVGEVASASKEQALGVEQVSVGLGQVDQVTQQNTASTEELAATSQELSGQAQLLREMLRRFKLKDWQQAGGRAYGTALQTHRRAVPAPGAAKLEAAASGQKERPEEAIALDDTDFGKF from the coding sequence ATGTTCGGGAAAATGAAACTGGCCACCAAAATAACCGTAGCTTTGGCGATGGCGACCCTGATCACTTTACTGGTGGGGCTTCTCGGCTTGAGGGGCATGGCGGTGACGATGAAAAACTACGACCGGACGGCGGAGGTGACGCTGCCGGGCACCCAGGCGTTACTCACCATCCGGGAGCTTCAGATGGACATCTTAAGAGCGGAACGGGCGCTGCTGGTTCCTGGTATCACCGGCGCCCAGCGGGATGCCGAACTCAAGGCGGTGGCGGCGGCGTGGCGGGAAATAGAGGAAAGTTGGCAGAAGTACGCATCTCTGCCGAAGAGCGAGGCCGAGCAGGCACGCTGGGAAAAGTTTACCGCCGCCTGGGAAGCCTGGCGGCAAGAGCACACGGAGTTTATCCGGTTGGCCGAGGAATACGCTCGGACCGGGGATAAAGGCTTCTATGATAGGATGCAGGCCGTGGCTTTGGGGCGGGAAGCAGATGCGGCCGCCACGGCAGAGACGCTACTCGGGGAACTGGTGCAGCTTACCGCGCGCCAAGCTGAGGAAGACATGAAGGTTGCCGACCGGACGCAGGCGGTGGCGGAGAGGACGGTCATCGGCGCCATTGTTCTGGGCGTTCTGCTGGTGGTTGTAATGGGGGCCTTCTTTGCCCGAAATATCAACGGGATTATTGGTGGACTCCTCGGCGAAACGAGGCACCTGGTAGACGCGGCAGTGAGTGGCCGGCTCAACGTCCGGGGAGACGCAGACAAGATCGATTGGGAGTTTAGGGGCATCATTAAAGGGATTAATAATGTCATCGATGCGGTAATGCGGCCGATTAACGAGGCCGCGGCAGTGCTCAAGGAGGTCGCTACAGGCAATCTCACGGTGGCGGTAACTGGTGACTACCAAGGTGACCACGCCGTCATCAAGAACGCCGTTAATACGGCCATTGAGGCGTTCAATGAGTTTTTGGGTCAGGCAGCCAACGCTGTCGAACAGGTGGCGAGCGGGGCGCAGCAGATCGCCGACACCAGCCAGGCGTTAGCGCAGGGCGCCACCGAATCGGCGAGTGCACTTGAGGAAAGCAACGCCTCCATGCAGCAGATTGCGGCCCAGACAAAGCTCAACGCAGACAACGCCAGCCAAGCCAACCGCCTGGCGCTGCAGGCGCGGGAGAGCGCGGAGCGGGGCAACGAGCAGATGGGCGGCATGGTTAGGGCGATGGGCGAGATCAACGAATCGGCGGCCAACATCTCGAAGATCATCAAGGCGATCGAGGAGATCGCCTTCCAGACGAACCTGCTGGCGCTTAACGCCGCCGTGGAGGCGGCCCGCGCGGGCAAGCACGGTAAGGGCTTCGCCGTAGTGGCCGAGGAGGTCCGGAACCTAGCGCAGCGGAGCGCTAAAGCGGCCAAGGAGACGGCGGAGCTGATCGAGGACTCGATCCGGAAGACGGAATTGGGAACGAAGATCGCCGAGGAGACGGCCAAAGCCCTCGAGGAGATCGTGCAGAACGTGACCAAGGTGACGGACCTGGTGGGCGAGGTAGCGTCGGCCTCGAAGGAGCAGGCGCTGGGCGTCGAGCAGGTGAGCGTCGGGCTCGGCCAGGTCGACCAAGTCACCCAGCAGAACACCGCCAGCACCGAAGAGTTGGCGGCGACGAGCCAGGAGCTTTCGGGGCAGGCCCAGTTGCTGCGGGAGATGCTGCGGCGGTTCAAGCTGAAGGACTGGCAGCAGGCGGGAGGCCGCGCTTACGGGACCGCGCTTCAGACACACCGCCGGGCCGTGCCGGCACCCGGCGCAGCCAAGCTTGAAGCGGCGGCTTCCGGGCAGAAGGAGCGGCCGGAAGAAGCTATTGCGCTGGACGATACGGATTTCGGCAAGTTTTAG